In Peromyscus maniculatus bairdii isolate BWxNUB_F1_BW_parent chromosome 9, HU_Pman_BW_mat_3.1, whole genome shotgun sequence, one genomic interval encodes:
- the LOC143267334 gene encoding disks large homolog 5-like isoform X1, which translates to MNMLARLRHLLGRENGEGRESRERQTQAGLQPPCKRSRKKWSRRWYRASKEPPPTSTHLTKRQVKQKVESLTTQLREMTAQRNDLRDRLILVTEGSLDKRPYHRPNPFYEKLKMQHQQVMSDLQNFENENMEAAQKLRELTKEKVFLCDLESRLLMEQSQQMKKLDMLRLEKEKLLKEWALLKHHLGELKVLSKEQEETSDLQNEEQQEQQRMEERLQSLLKQRELVSQQLHLAIKLQHHLTVSQMRSEKLHDLEQCTAQDESLLPTELLQQEH; encoded by the exons ATGAACATGTTGGCACGACTCAGGCACCTATTGGGtagagagaatggagagggaagagagagcagagagaggcagacacaagCTGGCCTTCAGCCTCCATGTAAAAGATCAAGAAAGAAATGGTCCAGGAGATGGTACA GGGCCTCCAAGGAGCCACCACCCACTTCAACCCACCTCACAAAGAGGCAAGTGAAGCAGAAGGTGGAGAGTCTGACCACTCAGCTCCGGGAGATGACCGCCCAAAGGAATGATCTGAGAGATCGGCTCATCTTAGTAACCGAAGGATCCTTGGACAAGAG GCCCTACCACAGGCCAAATCCTTTCTATGAAAAGCTCAAGATGCAACATCAGCAGGTCATGTCAGACCTGCAGAATTTCGAGAATGAGAATATGGAGGCCGCACAGAAGCTCAGAGAGCTGACCAAGGAGAAAGTCTTCCTTTG TGATCTGGAGAGCCGGCTCCTGATGGAGCAGAGTCAGCAGATGAAGAAGTTGGACATGCTGAGGCTAGAGAAGGAGAAATTACTGAAGGAATGGGCCCTGCTCAAGCACCACTTGGGTGAATTGAAAGTGCTCAGTAAGGAGCAAGAAGAGACCAGTGACCTCCAGAACGAGGAACAGCAG gagcagcaaagaatggaggagagactccagagcttgctgaagcagagggagctggtctcaCAGCAATTGCACTTGGCaataaagctgcagcatcatttgactgtctcccagatgag GTCAGAAAAACTACATGATCTGGAACAGTGCACAgctcaggatgagagcctcctgcccacagagctgctgcagcaggaacaCTAA
- the LOC143267334 gene encoding disks large homolog 5-like isoform X2 gives MTAQRNDLRDRLILVTEGSLDKRPYHRPNPFYEKLKMQHQQVMSDLQNFENENMEAAQKLRELTKEKVFLCDLESRLLMEQSQQMKKLDMLRLEKEKLLKEWALLKHHLGELKVLSKEQEETSDLQNEEQQEQQRMEERLQSLLKQRELVSQQLHLAIKLQHHLTVSQMRSEKLHDLEQCTAQDESLLPTELLQQEH, from the exons ATGACCGCCCAAAGGAATGATCTGAGAGATCGGCTCATCTTAGTAACCGAAGGATCCTTGGACAAGAG GCCCTACCACAGGCCAAATCCTTTCTATGAAAAGCTCAAGATGCAACATCAGCAGGTCATGTCAGACCTGCAGAATTTCGAGAATGAGAATATGGAGGCCGCACAGAAGCTCAGAGAGCTGACCAAGGAGAAAGTCTTCCTTTG TGATCTGGAGAGCCGGCTCCTGATGGAGCAGAGTCAGCAGATGAAGAAGTTGGACATGCTGAGGCTAGAGAAGGAGAAATTACTGAAGGAATGGGCCCTGCTCAAGCACCACTTGGGTGAATTGAAAGTGCTCAGTAAGGAGCAAGAAGAGACCAGTGACCTCCAGAACGAGGAACAGCAG gagcagcaaagaatggaggagagactccagagcttgctgaagcagagggagctggtctcaCAGCAATTGCACTTGGCaataaagctgcagcatcatttgactgtctcccagatgag GTCAGAAAAACTACATGATCTGGAACAGTGCACAgctcaggatgagagcctcctgcccacagagctgctgcagcaggaacaCTAA